One stretch of Prosthecobacter debontii DNA includes these proteins:
- a CDS encoding serine/threonine-protein kinase produces the protein MKSDSPLSATCPSCGQALPDNAPQGFCPHCLMAGALQTAPLPAQAATEDMAEDIRTAFPQLEIHEWLGAGGMGRVFKARQPTLDRWVALKLLSPEQARDPEWTERFTREARALARLNHPHIVQVHDFGSANLGAQEQPYLMMEYVDGVNLRQALQNGGLTAQEALSIVPKLCDALQYAHEHDVLHRDIKPENILIDTEGRVKIADFGLAKLRDEIQPDFTLTQSGAKLGTLAYMAPEQVERPQDVDHRADIYSLGVVFYEMLTGELPLGRFPNPSECNGTDPRLDAVVLRTLEKQREKRFQNAAEMKSGLENARTAPMPVGPTPSWNELNYEYRSESGIGSWPWLHIVFGKDPLTGKMKRARGIVAIGVHATGVLALGVISFGLISWGVFSVGLLASGVLAAGIGSLGVLSLGLVGSYGVFAVAPVALGVTPIGYLSAGVTAIGRDVASTTGTVEPQAAAWGDYWMPILGRIHTYWNAVGLTTIMLAGTWAAWRSRKPRSHIALFFVLSLLGPFNLLLSRATLTAPRFGEQLRREENTRRQEKRRAEWASLDKLRKLSQSWVTEACRTDSPSARGKALLAIQEALASSQMDLVRAGLLSIPKISQTSADKKTFRELARAHLNFADVDISNLAISAVVSMEPESTDVDRILAMVDNAKESQLIPMAHALGTLSHRDFTGRYADPMLSLLERGMVIAKAKTRGDSYAFDERMLLGPLWGARISPEIEAKILEWSHLDELDDGTMTTAGVGYNVFYHALSTQANKSEATVRRLLQLAQNPDITNIAGRSLWGLRGTIQPAQHSLVAEAVIRLLENRSTAYLWEQGLELLSTCARAQHTDALQALIDREALPEDYRTRLKSILQTARQRS, from the coding sequence ATGAAAAGCGATTCTCCTCTCTCTGCCACCTGTCCCTCCTGCGGACAGGCACTTCCAGACAATGCGCCTCAAGGTTTCTGCCCGCACTGCCTCATGGCCGGTGCGTTACAAACCGCCCCACTACCTGCTCAAGCTGCCACCGAGGATATGGCGGAAGACATCCGAACGGCTTTTCCTCAACTAGAAATTCATGAATGGTTAGGCGCTGGTGGCATGGGCCGTGTCTTCAAAGCACGACAACCCACCTTGGACCGATGGGTAGCGCTGAAGCTGCTGTCTCCCGAGCAAGCACGGGACCCAGAATGGACCGAACGGTTCACTCGCGAAGCCCGAGCCCTAGCGCGCCTGAATCACCCGCACATCGTCCAGGTCCATGACTTCGGGTCAGCTAACCTAGGCGCTCAGGAGCAGCCCTATCTTATGATGGAGTATGTGGACGGAGTGAATCTCCGCCAAGCCCTGCAAAATGGAGGTCTTACAGCCCAAGAGGCTCTCAGCATCGTGCCCAAACTCTGCGATGCTCTCCAATATGCTCACGAGCATGATGTACTGCACCGTGACATCAAACCCGAGAACATCCTCATCGACACGGAAGGCCGAGTCAAAATCGCCGATTTCGGACTGGCTAAATTGAGGGATGAAATTCAACCCGATTTCACGCTCACCCAAAGCGGAGCCAAGCTAGGCACCCTAGCCTATATGGCTCCAGAACAGGTAGAACGTCCACAGGATGTAGATCATCGTGCAGATATCTACAGCTTAGGCGTGGTATTTTATGAGATGCTCACCGGCGAGCTCCCTTTGGGCCGCTTTCCCAACCCGAGCGAGTGCAATGGCACTGATCCTCGCTTGGATGCAGTGGTGCTGAGAACCTTGGAAAAGCAGCGAGAGAAGCGGTTTCAAAATGCGGCCGAGATGAAGTCTGGTCTCGAAAACGCCAGAACTGCCCCCATGCCAGTTGGGCCGACACCTTCCTGGAATGAGTTGAACTATGAGTATCGCAGCGAGAGCGGCATTGGCAGCTGGCCGTGGTTACACATTGTGTTCGGCAAGGACCCATTGACCGGTAAAATGAAACGTGCCCGAGGCATTGTGGCCATCGGCGTACATGCCACAGGAGTCCTGGCTTTGGGAGTGATCTCTTTTGGGCTGATCAGTTGGGGTGTCTTCTCGGTGGGATTGCTAGCCTCTGGGGTGCTGGCCGCAGGTATCGGTTCGTTAGGCGTCCTTAGCCTCGGTTTGGTCGGTAGCTATGGTGTTTTCGCCGTGGCTCCCGTAGCGTTAGGAGTGACGCCTATCGGCTACCTCAGCGCCGGAGTGACGGCGATAGGTCGAGATGTAGCTAGCACGACAGGGACCGTGGAGCCACAGGCGGCGGCTTGGGGCGACTATTGGATGCCGATCCTCGGTCGCATCCACACCTATTGGAATGCCGTCGGCTTAACGACCATCATGCTCGCCGGCACGTGGGCCGCTTGGCGCAGCCGCAAACCTAGGTCTCATATCGCTCTTTTTTTCGTCCTCTCGCTCCTGGGCCCGTTTAACCTCCTTTTGAGCCGAGCCACCTTAACTGCCCCCCGCTTTGGAGAACAACTTAGACGCGAAGAAAACACCCGGCGTCAGGAAAAGCGACGAGCCGAGTGGGCGAGCTTGGATAAGCTAAGAAAGCTGAGTCAAAGTTGGGTCACCGAAGCCTGCCGCACAGACTCTCCATCCGCTCGAGGCAAAGCGCTCCTGGCCATTCAGGAAGCTCTGGCCTCCTCCCAGATGGATCTTGTTCGCGCTGGTCTGCTCTCCATTCCAAAGATCAGTCAAACCAGCGCTGACAAAAAGACGTTTCGTGAACTGGCACGAGCACATTTGAACTTCGCCGATGTGGACATTTCCAATTTGGCTATCTCAGCCGTCGTCTCAATGGAGCCGGAATCCACAGATGTGGATCGCATCTTGGCCATGGTCGACAACGCCAAAGAATCTCAGTTGATCCCAATGGCACATGCTTTAGGCACACTTAGCCATCGCGATTTTACCGGGCGCTATGCGGATCCCATGTTATCGCTTCTTGAACGCGGAATGGTCATCGCAAAGGCGAAGACCCGAGGAGATAGCTATGCTTTCGATGAACGCATGCTGTTAGGCCCTTTGTGGGGAGCGCGAATCTCCCCCGAAATCGAAGCCAAAATCCTCGAGTGGAGTCATTTGGATGAGCTTGATGATGGGACCATGACCACCGCAGGCGTTGGCTACAATGTTTTCTATCACGCGCTCAGCACTCAAGCGAATAAGTCTGAAGCCACCGTGAGACGCTTGCTCCAACTGGCACAGAATCCTGACATCACAAACATTGCGGGTCGCAGCCTCTGGGGACTGCGAGGCACCATCCAGCCAGCCCAGCACAGTCTCGTCGCCGAAGCCGTGATTCGTCTTTTGGAAAATCGCAGCACAGCTTACCTCTGGGAACAAGGCCTTGAGCTCTTATCCACCTGTGCCCGCGCCCAGCACACGGATGCTTTACAGGCACTGATAGACCGAGAAGCTCTGCCCGAGGATTACCGCACTCGTCTGAAAAGTATCCTCCAAACCGCACGGCAGCGTTCATGA
- a CDS encoding RNA polymerase sigma factor has translation MNSSFQNTRWTLVECAQGQGETAVLALGELCAAYHRPVHAFIRHWCRDDEVAQDLTQDFFAHLLTHSNLGADRSKGRFRAYLLGMVKHFLLEKQRVRQTQKRGGHVTFHEPNELDLPDDKQWPPDKLFDQQWACALLDRALNQLNSEMSAQGKGDLFDALKPWLANTAQQGQQQKIALQLGLSETAIRVQVHRLRKRYREWIEAEVAQTLTGTISLQEEMQHLLASLAGK, from the coding sequence ATGAACAGCAGTTTTCAGAACACTCGCTGGACTCTGGTCGAATGTGCCCAGGGCCAAGGTGAGACAGCGGTATTAGCCCTGGGCGAACTATGTGCTGCCTATCATCGCCCCGTTCATGCCTTTATCCGCCATTGGTGCAGGGACGATGAAGTAGCTCAAGATCTGACCCAAGATTTCTTTGCTCACCTTCTTACTCACTCCAATTTGGGAGCAGATCGAAGTAAAGGGCGTTTCCGGGCTTACCTGCTGGGCATGGTCAAACATTTCCTCTTGGAAAAGCAACGCGTAAGACAGACCCAGAAGCGTGGGGGTCACGTCACCTTCCATGAGCCAAATGAACTTGATCTTCCTGACGACAAACAATGGCCACCCGACAAGCTCTTTGATCAGCAGTGGGCCTGCGCACTTCTTGATAGGGCTCTAAATCAACTGAACTCTGAGATGAGCGCTCAAGGCAAAGGCGATCTTTTTGATGCTCTCAAGCCTTGGCTGGCAAATACAGCCCAACAAGGTCAGCAACAAAAAATCGCCCTTCAACTTGGTCTGAGCGAAACCGCCATCCGAGTGCAAGTACATCGGCTTCGTAAACGCTACCGCGAATGGATCGAAGCTGAAGTGGCTCAGACACTCACGGGGACGATTTCTCTTCAAGAAGAGATGCAGCATTTGCTAGCCTCTTTGGCTGGCAAATAA
- the rplS gene encoding 50S ribosomal protein L19 — protein sequence MSTIIAKIDSEQLKKEVASFHVGDSVKIHTRVIEGDKERIQIFAGIIISHKGTGLNEAFTVRKISYGEGVERVFPLHSPKVAKIEVTKSGKVRRARLHYLRSRKGKQAMTVKELVQNDA from the coding sequence ATGAGCACTATCATCGCCAAAATTGATTCCGAACAACTCAAGAAGGAAGTCGCATCCTTCCATGTGGGCGACAGCGTGAAGATCCATACCCGAGTCATCGAAGGCGACAAAGAGCGTATCCAGATCTTCGCTGGTATCATCATTTCCCACAAAGGCACTGGCCTGAACGAAGCTTTTACCGTCCGCAAGATCTCTTATGGTGAAGGCGTGGAGCGTGTGTTTCCTTTGCACAGCCCTAAAGTGGCCAAGATCGAAGTCACCAAGTCCGGTAAAGTCCGCCGCGCGCGTCTCCACTACCTCCGTAGCCGTAAGGGCAAGCAGGCCATGACCGTCAAGGAACTGGTCCAGAACGACGCTTAA
- a CDS encoding type III pantothenate kinase — protein MTAEYLLIDVGNGRTKLGLASRESILDRQELPTASLTPEGILKKIGHWSFAKVILCSVVPAAVVPFRTAFPDLIELRHDTPMGIGIRYPRPESIGADRLANAVALAHLHGSPGIVVDFGTAVTFDILSADRHYIGGVIAPGLRLMTDYLHERTALLPKVDLQEPPHAIGQSTYEAIQAGAAIGYRGMIQGILKALRQELPAGPLHIVATGGDAEWIISGMNEDILVDPDLTLHGLRLVGNLRALNHV, from the coding sequence ATGACTGCTGAGTATCTCCTTATCGATGTGGGCAATGGCCGCACCAAGCTGGGGCTGGCCTCCCGCGAGTCCATTTTGGACCGCCAGGAGCTGCCGACGGCCAGTCTGACACCTGAGGGAATTTTAAAAAAAATCGGCCATTGGAGCTTTGCGAAGGTCATTCTTTGCAGCGTCGTGCCAGCCGCCGTTGTGCCCTTCCGCACAGCTTTCCCCGATCTGATCGAGCTGCGTCACGATACCCCCATGGGCATTGGCATCCGCTACCCGAGGCCTGAATCCATCGGCGCGGATCGCCTAGCCAATGCTGTCGCCCTCGCCCATCTGCACGGTTCCCCTGGGATTGTGGTGGATTTCGGCACGGCCGTGACCTTCGATATCCTCTCGGCGGATCGCCACTACATCGGGGGGGTCATCGCCCCCGGGTTGCGTCTGATGACTGACTATCTCCACGAACGCACGGCGCTGCTTCCCAAGGTGGACCTGCAAGAGCCTCCTCACGCCATCGGTCAGTCCACCTACGAGGCTATCCAAGCAGGAGCCGCGATTGGTTATCGTGGCATGATCCAGGGCATCCTGAAGGCTCTACGCCAGGAACTGCCAGCAGGCCCCCTGCATATCGTCGCCACAGGGGGGGATGCTGAATGGATCATCTCAGGAATGAATGAAGACATCCTGGTGGACCCAGATTTGACCTTGCATGGCCTGCGTTTGGTAGGCAATCTCCGCGCCCTTAACCATGTCTGA
- a CDS encoding ROK family protein, whose protein sequence is MSESSITSVGIDFGGTSVKLGVCRGGELLTTDAPIPTAHFAGPAALIGEMAARIAKLRETYPDIAAIGVGVPGLVDFDHGFVHILTNVPGWKHVPLKAILGEKTGLPVVVENDANAMAYAEFRYGAARGLNNVVALTMGTGIGGGLILNGQLYRGSGCAAGEIGQMSIHFDGKPGHYGNLGALEKYTGNKEIAEHAVQRYAEAHVQKTLEECTPKMIADAAKAGDDIARQIWDEIADWLGTSLSSIAWLLNPDAFVIGGGVAQAGDLIFDPLKRKVQSMLSTVVWERLQILPARYSNEAGIIGNASLAADSIV, encoded by the coding sequence ATGTCTGAAAGTTCCATCACCTCGGTCGGCATTGATTTCGGCGGCACGTCAGTCAAACTCGGCGTTTGCCGCGGCGGCGAACTGCTGACCACCGATGCCCCTATCCCCACCGCCCACTTTGCTGGCCCAGCCGCCCTCATTGGTGAAATGGCGGCACGCATCGCCAAGCTGCGCGAGACTTATCCAGACATTGCGGCTATCGGCGTCGGTGTTCCAGGACTCGTGGATTTCGATCACGGTTTCGTTCATATTTTGACCAACGTTCCCGGCTGGAAGCATGTGCCCCTAAAGGCGATCCTGGGTGAAAAGACTGGCCTGCCTGTGGTGGTAGAAAACGATGCCAACGCCATGGCCTATGCCGAGTTCCGCTATGGTGCAGCTCGCGGTCTGAACAATGTGGTGGCCCTGACGATGGGCACCGGCATCGGCGGTGGCCTGATCCTCAATGGTCAGCTTTATCGTGGCAGTGGCTGTGCCGCTGGTGAGATCGGTCAGATGAGCATCCACTTCGACGGAAAACCCGGCCACTACGGCAACCTCGGAGCCCTGGAAAAGTACACTGGTAACAAAGAGATCGCCGAGCATGCCGTGCAGCGCTACGCCGAGGCTCACGTACAGAAGACTCTGGAAGAATGCACCCCCAAGATGATCGCCGATGCCGCGAAGGCTGGCGATGACATCGCTCGTCAGATTTGGGATGAAATTGCCGATTGGTTAGGCACCTCCTTGTCCAGCATCGCCTGGTTGCTGAACCCGGACGCGTTCGTCATTGGTGGAGGTGTGGCCCAGGCGGGAGATTTGATTTTTGATCCTCTCAAACGCAAGGTTCAGTCCATGCTCAGCACCGTCGTCTGGGAACGACTTCAGATTTTACCTGCCCGCTACAGCAACGAAGCCGGCATCATCGGCAACGCTTCGTTGGCAGCAGATTCGATTGTGTAA
- a CDS encoding lysophospholipid acyltransferase family protein, with protein sequence MAKIRIKNVGKLVALLIRGIGGTLRFEVEDKAGAFNTQRPGWIWAFWHNRMFVIPYVHELWFAHIPGAILSSPSGDGQIIADACAQFGFEAARGSSSKPQKGLGALIMMAEKVKEGRDIGITPDGPRGPIYQLQPGIIKLGQLTGGTIVPVRVEYSRALRFKTWDQFLLPLPFSKVRVIFEPTITVPRKMTEEEFETQRLALEQAMGH encoded by the coding sequence ATGGCGAAGATACGCATCAAGAACGTAGGCAAACTGGTGGCACTCCTTATCCGGGGCATCGGGGGAACGCTGCGTTTTGAAGTGGAGGATAAGGCAGGGGCCTTCAATACCCAGCGCCCGGGTTGGATCTGGGCGTTCTGGCATAACCGCATGTTTGTGATCCCGTATGTGCATGAACTTTGGTTCGCTCATATCCCTGGCGCAATTCTGAGTAGTCCCAGCGGTGATGGTCAGATCATTGCAGATGCCTGTGCCCAGTTTGGTTTTGAGGCTGCACGGGGCTCAAGCTCTAAACCTCAGAAGGGACTTGGTGCGCTCATCATGATGGCGGAGAAGGTGAAGGAGGGGAGGGATATAGGCATCACGCCAGATGGTCCTCGCGGTCCCATCTACCAGCTTCAACCTGGGATCATCAAGCTAGGTCAGCTCACTGGAGGCACCATTGTTCCGGTGCGCGTGGAATACAGCCGGGCTTTGCGTTTCAAAACCTGGGATCAGTTCCTGTTGCCTTTGCCTTTCTCGAAAGTCCGCGTGATTTTTGAGCCTACCATCACAGTTCCGCGCAAGATGACCGAGGAGGAGTTCGAGACGCAACGATTAGCTTTGGAGCAGGCGATGGGACATTGA